The proteins below are encoded in one region of Thermoplasmata archaeon:
- a CDS encoding cytochrome c biogenesis protein CcdA: MRGRGALAALLLPLSVSLLFWSALAEDFEVRTYHIPDVVTPEDEVTVYIEVENQSSVRKVWLTLCQLEPYLCFLPREMAYVGSNTFALNIGKFPAGQELKYNITIQMRDGTNHTTPDTHFSVSGPDGGDGGWNNTTNRTGGPARPVGRSPLHYWILGGAMIATGIAIYPLRKRRRAVAGALALLAILAVIEIYLVLTTPTGAVQAPGFRLKDVSGAPLNLSDYRGKVVLLELTAINCPACNIVLDEIARVRARYNTSELVVISVFVSPIETEEQVREYREAHGADWPFARDTDDMVRKYAVVQIPKIVIIDRKGEIVFEAAGEVSESEMIRHINDALAGGGASGVTAVGSLLASVGLAGMAALAGAASFFSPCSFPMLPGYMTFYLKSTGRDTSYKKAAAGGSVAALGIMTVYMSTGAIVIGAGGAALPYLTLLQPVMGAVLIALGALLLLPISFGSGKLLERIQGAQEGKGFYTSMFLYGMGYAAASQGCTAPVFVAVLLLGLLSGSLLVGAGVLLLYSLVAAVLMVMITLLVAGLHKSILNRLKASTEIIKKLSGIVLIIVGVYLVVYYLWAFIL, from the coding sequence ATGAGGGGCCGTGGCGCGCTCGCTGCGCTCCTGCTACCGCTTTCCGTCTCCCTCCTGTTCTGGAGTGCCCTGGCGGAGGATTTTGAGGTCAGGACGTACCACATTCCCGACGTAGTAACTCCGGAGGATGAAGTCACGGTCTATATTGAGGTGGAGAACCAGTCCTCCGTCCGAAAGGTATGGCTCACGCTCTGTCAGCTTGAGCCATACCTGTGCTTTCTTCCGAGGGAGATGGCATATGTGGGTAGCAACACTTTTGCGCTCAACATAGGTAAGTTTCCGGCCGGTCAGGAGCTCAAATATAACATCACCATCCAGATGAGGGATGGGACTAACCACACAACGCCCGACACGCATTTCTCCGTTTCCGGACCGGACGGTGGTGATGGCGGCTGGAACAACACAACCAATCGGACTGGAGGGCCGGCACGGCCTGTGGGCAGGAGCCCTCTCCACTACTGGATTTTAGGCGGCGCGATGATTGCGACAGGAATCGCCATCTATCCCCTCCGCAAAAGACGGAGGGCCGTAGCGGGGGCTCTGGCCCTACTCGCAATCCTAGCTGTGATCGAAATTTACCTCGTTCTCACCACCCCTACTGGAGCCGTGCAGGCCCCGGGCTTCAGGCTGAAAGACGTATCCGGAGCTCCTTTAAATCTCTCCGACTACAGGGGCAAGGTCGTTCTGCTGGAGCTGACCGCGATAAACTGCCCTGCGTGTAATATCGTGCTCGACGAAATAGCGAGGGTCAGGGCGCGCTACAACACGAGTGAGCTGGTCGTAATCTCAGTCTTCGTCTCGCCAATAGAAACCGAGGAGCAGGTGCGCGAGTACAGGGAGGCGCACGGCGCCGACTGGCCATTCGCTAGGGACACGGACGACATGGTTAGGAAGTACGCCGTAGTGCAGATACCGAAAATCGTGATTATTGACAGAAAAGGAGAGATAGTGTTCGAGGCCGCGGGCGAGGTTTCCGAAAGTGAGATGATTAGGCACATCAATGATGCACTGGCGGGCGGAGGAGCGTCAGGGGTGACCGCTGTTGGCTCTCTCCTGGCTTCGGTCGGCCTAGCCGGGATGGCTGCCCTAGCGGGTGCCGCCTCCTTCTTTTCGCCCTGCTCATTTCCTATGCTTCCTGGTTACATGACCTTTTATCTAAAGAGCACGGGGAGGGATACGTCTTATAAAAAAGCCGCCGCGGGTGGTTCGGTGGCGGCACTTGGAATTATGACCGTTTACATGTCGACGGGGGCAATTGTTATTGGGGCGGGGGGTGCTGCTCTCCCCTATTTAACGCTCCTCCAGCCCGTAATGGGCGCGGTTCTGATCGCACTTGGAGCTCTTCTCCTGCTCCCAATATCCTTTGGCTCGGGAAAGCTACTGGAGAGAATTCAGGGGGCACAGGAGGGGAAAGGGTTCTACACATCGATGTTCCTGTACGGGATGGGATACGCCGCCGCCTCGCAGGGCTGCACCGCCCCCGTGTTTGTCGCAGTACTCCTTCTTGGTCTTCTCTCCGGCTCGCTGCTCGTGGGCGCGGGGGTGCTCCTGCTCTACTCCCTCGTGGCCGCGGTTCTAATGGTCATGATCACATTGCTTGTCGCCGGCCTTCACAAAAGCATACTCAACCGCCTGAAAGCCTCGACCGAGATTATCAAAAAGCTCAGTGGTATCGTGCTGATAATAGTGGGAGTGTATCTGGTGGTCTACTATCTCTGGGCCTTCATTTTGTGA
- a CDS encoding tandem-95 repeat protein, giving the protein MLRVRCLAAGLIVIALLAPVGTGGSNDAPRATNRVVLGELFTATWCGYCPAADNAFDKLLNNASYFPVRFIGIEWHPTSDAYGTQETDARVSYYGVGGYPTAVFDGVSTYVGGSTDPNSQAVYDAYKTRIDARPATSSFSIELEAKLINDVATQVVVNVTQVDTSLAQNLRVRAVILEDLKLTHNQGVLRYTVRDVIIDSALAISNGQTRSATGNGTVGSGWDTSRLAVAAWVQTETTKEVLQSAFKGSFERVVNRPPQISHPLTDLSFPEDTVDTSIDLNAVFTDPDGDELSFTYSGNFKINVTIVDGTVTLRPAKDWSGTETISFHALDPFHTNPVTEDIRVTITPVNDPPRVVKPLSDFSMTEGGTRSGPDLDDHFADVDSELSFFVAGGEKVTASIHPSTHIVTFTASDLWTGRETLTFTASDGELQASTTVNVTVLDTNHPPTPSPIPDITINEDSIDTSIDLNKVFTDLDGQETLTFEYWGNFRIAVTIMSDGKVELRPAPDWNGMETIIFRALDGIAEPAVATANVTVTPVNDPPVRVGQLERIVFDEDTTYTTERSLREVFRDVDGDELDFDAELEFPDDFEFNETDIEIIINRDGTVTVSPLRDVHGEAEAIFTASDPGGLEATYRTSVSITNVNDAPTITASDPPAARTVSINEGESVVFSVVASDADHDPLEYTWSVDMRVQDNPGSAFEYVPDYRSAGTHRVTVVVTDGVERVELTWTVKVLDVNRRPSVTIESPNNGAVFKSGSLIKFRAIASDPDGDRLFFKWVSDREPIGASEEFSCTLPSGTHTIEVEVSDGKDTATAQVIITVKKPTPPAAPGFGALAMAAGILAGATLVSLNRQWRKR; this is encoded by the coding sequence ATGTTGAGGGTGCGATGTTTAGCGGCGGGACTAATTGTAATAGCGCTCCTTGCGCCCGTGGGTACCGGCGGCTCCAATGATGCGCCAAGGGCGACAAATAGGGTGGTGCTTGGAGAGCTATTCACGGCGACGTGGTGTGGCTATTGCCCGGCTGCCGACAATGCCTTCGACAAACTGCTTAATAATGCCAGCTATTTCCCGGTGCGCTTTATTGGGATTGAGTGGCACCCAACCAGCGACGCATACGGGACCCAGGAGACCGACGCAAGGGTGAGTTATTATGGTGTGGGTGGATATCCCACCGCCGTTTTCGATGGTGTCAGCACGTACGTCGGTGGCTCCACAGACCCCAACAGCCAGGCGGTTTATGACGCCTACAAAACAAGAATCGACGCCCGGCCCGCGACCTCATCGTTTTCGATAGAGCTCGAAGCCAAGCTTATCAATGATGTCGCTACACAGGTGGTTGTGAATGTCACACAGGTGGACACAAGCCTTGCACAGAACCTCAGGGTGAGGGCGGTTATTTTGGAGGACCTGAAATTGACTCACAATCAGGGCGTGCTAAGATACACCGTACGAGATGTAATTATTGATTCCGCCCTCGCGATCTCAAACGGGCAGACCCGAAGCGCAACAGGCAATGGCACTGTGGGGTCGGGCTGGGACACGAGCAGACTCGCCGTAGCGGCCTGGGTCCAGACCGAAACGACGAAGGAGGTTCTTCAGTCGGCGTTTAAGGGGAGCTTTGAGCGGGTGGTGAACAGACCCCCCCAGATATCCCACCCGCTAACGGATCTCAGCTTCCCAGAGGACACCGTTGACACGAGCATAGACCTCAACGCGGTTTTCACTGATCCGGATGGCGACGAGCTATCGTTCACGTATTCTGGGAATTTTAAAATTAATGTAACGATCGTGGACGGGACAGTCACCCTGAGGCCTGCTAAGGACTGGAGCGGGACCGAGACCATCAGCTTCCATGCTCTAGACCCGTTCCACACGAACCCCGTCACGGAGGACATAAGAGTTACTATAACGCCCGTCAACGACCCGCCGCGGGTTGTAAAGCCTCTCAGCGATTTCTCCATGACCGAGGGTGGAACAAGGTCGGGCCCGGACCTCGACGACCACTTTGCCGACGTGGACTCCGAGCTTTCATTTTTTGTAGCAGGCGGGGAGAAGGTGACCGCGTCAATTCATCCCTCGACGCACATTGTCACATTCACCGCAAGCGACCTCTGGACGGGCAGGGAGACGCTAACGTTCACCGCCAGCGATGGGGAACTGCAGGCCTCTACAACCGTTAATGTGACCGTTCTCGATACAAACCATCCTCCCACGCCCTCACCCATTCCGGACATAACGATAAACGAGGACAGCATTGACACAAGCATTGACCTTAACAAGGTTTTCACCGACCTCGATGGCCAGGAGACCTTGACCTTCGAGTACTGGGGCAATTTCAGAATCGCTGTCACAATTATGTCCGATGGAAAGGTCGAGCTGAGGCCAGCGCCGGACTGGAATGGAATGGAAACCATCATATTCAGGGCGCTCGATGGAATTGCAGAGCCGGCGGTCGCCACGGCAAACGTGACAGTGACGCCCGTCAACGACCCTCCTGTCAGGGTGGGCCAGCTCGAGAGAATAGTGTTCGATGAAGACACCACCTACACGACGGAGCGCTCCCTTCGAGAGGTCTTCAGGGACGTTGACGGCGACGAGCTTGACTTCGATGCTGAGCTCGAGTTCCCCGACGACTTTGAGTTCAACGAGACCGACATCGAGATTATCATTAATCGAGACGGCACGGTCACAGTGTCTCCGCTTAGAGATGTTCATGGTGAGGCCGAGGCCATCTTCACCGCCAGTGACCCTGGTGGCCTAGAGGCGACCTACCGGACGAGCGTTTCGATAACAAACGTTAACGATGCACCAACGATCACTGCCTCAGACCCTCCGGCTGCGAGGACGGTCTCCATCAACGAAGGAGAGAGCGTGGTCTTCAGCGTGGTCGCAAGCGACGCCGACCATGACCCCCTAGAGTACACCTGGAGCGTGGATATGAGAGTCCAGGACAATCCGGGTAGTGCGTTCGAGTACGTCCCGGACTACAGGTCTGCTGGGACACACCGGGTTACGGTGGTCGTGACCGACGGAGTAGAGAGGGTGGAGCTTACCTGGACGGTAAAAGTCCTGGACGTGAACCGCAGACCTTCTGTGACTATCGAATCGCCAAACAATGGAGCGGTTTTCAAAAGCGGCTCACTTATCAAATTCAGGGCCATAGCGAGCGACCCGGATGGCGACCGGCTATTCTTCAAATGGGTGAGCGACAGGGAACCCATCGGGGCCTCGGAGGAGTTCTCATGCACCCTACCATCCGGGACGCACACAATAGAGGTCGAGGTGAGCGACGGAAAGGATACCGCGACCGCACAGGTTATAATTACAGTCAAGAAACCAACCCCGCCCGCTGCGCCGGGGTTTGGGGCACTGGCCATGGCCGCCGGAATCCTCGCGGGAGCGACGCTGGTTTCACTGAACCGGCAGTGGAGAAAAAGGTGA
- the larE gene encoding ATP-dependent sacrificial sulfur transferase LarE produces MGRVFLRETIGRIREELAATEGVLVAFSGGVDSAVVAKLAHEALGDRAVAVTVDSRTFTREELELAKKVARLIGIRHVVIKHDQLDEPGFRSNPPERCYVCRRSLARRLGVLARKLGIACIADGVNYSDLDEHRPGIRAATEAGFLHPLMKHRVTKVGVRRMARALGLPVHDRPSSACLSSRIPYWEEITPQKLRMIEEAERYIRGLGFRQVRVRVHEVGARGRTRKRKAAPGGRDASRKVEDSSGALLLARVELDRAELPRLLKGNLWRRVDAKLSRLGFSFITLDLRGYRSGSLDTLIV; encoded by the coding sequence ATGGGGCGCGTTTTCTTGAGAGAAACGATCGGTAGAATTCGAGAGGAGCTGGCGGCAACTGAAGGGGTACTTGTCGCTTTCTCCGGAGGGGTTGACAGCGCCGTCGTAGCGAAGCTTGCGCACGAAGCGCTCGGGGATAGAGCGGTAGCGGTCACAGTGGACTCCCGGACCTTCACTAGAGAAGAGCTTGAGCTCGCGAAAAAAGTGGCGAGGCTGATTGGAATCCGGCATGTCGTAATCAAACACGACCAACTCGACGAGCCGGGCTTCCGGAGCAACCCGCCGGAGCGGTGTTACGTGTGCAGGCGCTCTCTCGCACGCAGACTGGGCGTGCTGGCGAGGAAGCTTGGCATAGCGTGCATCGCGGATGGGGTAAATTACTCTGATCTAGATGAGCACAGGCCTGGCATCCGGGCCGCGACTGAGGCGGGCTTCCTCCACCCGCTGATGAAGCACAGGGTAACGAAGGTCGGGGTGAGGAGGATGGCAAGAGCGCTAGGCCTGCCGGTGCACGACCGCCCCTCCTCCGCCTGCCTATCGTCGAGGATACCATACTGGGAGGAAATAACGCCTCAGAAGCTGAGAATGATTGAGGAGGCGGAGCGATATATCCGTGGGCTGGGGTTCCGGCAGGTCAGGGTGAGGGTGCACGAGGTCGGGGCGAGAGGCCGCACAAGAAAAAGGAAGGCCGCTCCGGGCGGAAGGGATGCCTCGAGAAAGGTCGAAGATTCGAGCGGAGCACTTCTCCTTGCTAGGGTGGAGTTGGACAGAGCGGAACTCCCCCGGTTGCTCAAGGGGAACCTATGGCGCAGGGTGGACGCTAAGCTAAGTCGGCTGGGTTTCTCCTTTATTACTTTAGACCTCCGAGGCTATAGAAGCGGTAGTCTTGACACGCTGATTGTTTAA